One Persephonella hydrogeniphila DNA window includes the following coding sequences:
- a CDS encoding 2-oxoacid:ferredoxin oxidoreductase subunit beta gives MEYIRLEEKLPPKEYRSDIEPTWCPGCGDFGVVTALTKAFSEERLDPTAITLTSGIGCSSRLPLWMNAFGIHTAHGRALPAAVGARLARPDIPVVVTAGDGDIFSIGMEHFPHTARKNFDITLIVMDNRMYALTKNQTSPTSRHGYKGSLNPYGNIEDPFNVIKFAIASGATFVAQSYSGNPKHLAETVQAAIEHKGFSFVNVLSPCPTFNKVDTFKYYKGRLIDINKELGHDPSDMKAALELASHALDADNPELEDAEPFKGKRPIGIFFKTEKETFEERVAQLKSKFAPPSGEVNWDEILAKYRP, from the coding sequence ATGGAATATATCAGATTAGAAGAAAAGCTTCCCCCAAAGGAGTACAGAAGTGATATCGAGCCTACATGGTGTCCAGGTTGTGGGGATTTTGGAGTGGTTACAGCCCTCACAAAAGCATTTTCTGAAGAGAGATTAGATCCAACAGCTATCACACTTACATCAGGAATAGGATGTTCTTCAAGACTTCCACTGTGGATGAATGCTTTTGGAATACATACAGCCCACGGTAGAGCTCTACCAGCAGCTGTTGGTGCAAGGCTTGCAAGACCGGATATACCTGTTGTTGTTACAGCAGGAGACGGTGATATTTTCTCTATAGGTATGGAACATTTTCCTCATACAGCAAGAAAAAATTTCGATATAACTCTCATTGTTATGGATAACAGAATGTATGCCCTTACCAAAAACCAGACATCACCTACATCAAGACATGGGTACAAAGGTTCTCTTAATCCGTACGGAAATATAGAAGATCCATTTAATGTGATAAAGTTTGCTATAGCTTCAGGGGCTACCTTTGTTGCTCAGTCTTATTCCGGAAATCCTAAACATCTTGCCGAAACAGTTCAGGCTGCTATAGAGCACAAAGGATTTTCTTTTGTTAATGTTCTCTCTCCATGTCCAACGTTTAACAAAGTTGATACATTCAAGTACTACAAAGGAAGACTTATCGACATAAACAAGGAGTTGGGGCATGACCCTTCAGATATGAAAGCAGCTCTTGAGCTTGCATCTCATGCTCTTGATGCTGACAACCCTGAGCTTGAAGATGCAGAACCTTTTAAAGGAAAAAGACCTATAGGTATATTCTTTAAAACAGAAAAAGAAACATTCGAAGAAAGAGTAGCTCAGCTCAAATCTAAGTTTGCACCTCCTTCCGGTGAAGTGAACTGGGATGAGATACTTGCAAAGTATAGACCTTAA
- a CDS encoding efflux RND transporter permease subunit produces MIERIIEWSVRNKIIVLSVILLIFGASIWALKKTPLDAIPDLSPPQVIIYSKWTGQSPSVIEDQLTYPIVSMLLSAPEIETVRGVSSFETSAVYVIFKEGTDIYWARSRVLEYLSQIKDKLPRSAEITIGPDATGVGWVYEYALYSDKKNLWQLRSLQDWYLRYALLGVDGVAEVASIGGFVKGYQITLKPEKLREYKISIKEVLKAVRENNDDTGGRIIEKNGFEFIIQGLGYMKNLENIRNTTVRTLENGIPVKIKDIATVELVPMGRRGIADLNGLGEVVGGIVVMRFGENAYQVIQKVKEKLNELKENLPEDIKIITTYDRSELIEKAIGTLKRALFEESLIVLVVVSVFLLHFRSSLVIIITLPLAVLAGFLFMKMLGITSNIMSLGGIAIAIGALVDGAIIMVENAHKHIERIKKEKGELTEKDRIDAILRASKQVGKPVFFALLIIVISFLPVFALTGQEGLLFKPLAYTKTFTMLAASILAVTLVPILMIYLIKGKILPEKRNPFSWILIKSYSPIIRITLKLRYLVLLIAILAIGSIYPLYKKIPWEFMPMMNEQTFMYMPVTPPGISPTQAKELTQITDRIIASFPEVDTVFGKAGRADTATDPAPLSMIETIITFKPKEYWREGMTYEKLMLEMDEALQIPGLTNSWTYPIRGRIDMLLTGIRTPLGIKIYGEDINILQKIGSQIENTLRNIPETMSVFADRVSNGYYLNIDIDREKLSRYGLSIDDVETFIQTAIGGMPVSTFYEGLERYPILLRYPQDFRNNLESLKNLYIPVSDNKEIPLKAIADVYYTEAPSVIKSEKGMKVLFVYITPHQNITPDEYLKSAKKALANIKLPEGYYMEWAGQSQYLEHAKERLKFIIPMAILIIFLLVYMTFKSIINTVIVMLSLPFALIGGLLYLDYLNFNLSIAVVVGFLALLGVAAETAIVMVIYLEEAVKRKLEEKEKLDSKSFLDAVYEGAVLRVRPKMMTVITILAGLIPLMYITGVGSEVMQRIAAPMIGGVVSSAVLTLLIIPAIYAITKKIELKKQKLM; encoded by the coding sequence ATGATAGAAAGAATAATTGAATGGTCTGTAAGAAACAAGATAATAGTTTTATCCGTAATACTCCTTATTTTTGGAGCATCGATATGGGCACTGAAAAAAACACCACTTGATGCTATCCCTGATCTTTCCCCTCCACAGGTTATTATCTACTCAAAATGGACTGGACAGTCACCTTCGGTAATAGAAGACCAGCTTACCTATCCGATAGTCAGCATGCTTCTTTCTGCTCCAGAAATAGAAACGGTAAGGGGTGTATCCTCTTTTGAAACCTCTGCTGTTTATGTTATTTTCAAGGAAGGGACTGATATATACTGGGCAAGAAGCAGGGTTTTAGAGTATCTATCCCAGATAAAAGATAAATTACCCCGTTCAGCAGAGATAACAATTGGACCTGATGCTACAGGAGTAGGATGGGTTTATGAATACGCCCTCTACTCTGATAAAAAAAATCTATGGCAGTTAAGATCTCTACAGGACTGGTATTTGAGATATGCGCTTCTTGGTGTTGATGGAGTTGCAGAAGTTGCATCTATCGGAGGTTTTGTAAAAGGATATCAGATAACACTCAAGCCAGAAAAACTCAGAGAGTACAAAATATCAATAAAAGAAGTCTTAAAAGCAGTCAGAGAAAATAATGATGATACTGGAGGAAGAATAATAGAGAAAAATGGTTTTGAGTTTATAATACAGGGTTTAGGTTATATGAAAAATCTTGAAAATATCAGAAACACTACAGTCAGAACACTGGAAAATGGCATTCCTGTAAAAATAAAAGATATTGCAACAGTTGAGCTTGTCCCTATGGGAAGAAGAGGTATTGCCGATCTCAATGGTCTTGGGGAAGTTGTTGGTGGAATAGTAGTGATGAGATTTGGAGAAAATGCCTATCAAGTGATACAGAAAGTAAAAGAAAAATTAAACGAACTAAAAGAAAATCTTCCGGAAGATATAAAAATAATCACAACATACGATAGATCAGAACTTATAGAAAAAGCAATCGGGACTTTAAAAAGAGCTCTGTTTGAAGAGAGTTTAATAGTTCTTGTTGTAGTCAGTGTTTTTCTACTACACTTTAGAAGCTCACTTGTAATTATAATAACTCTTCCTTTAGCTGTTTTAGCTGGATTTTTATTTATGAAAATGTTAGGCATTACTTCAAATATTATGTCCCTCGGTGGTATCGCTATAGCGATAGGCGCTCTTGTTGATGGAGCAATTATAATGGTAGAAAATGCCCATAAACATATAGAAAGAATAAAAAAAGAAAAAGGGGAACTAACAGAGAAGGACAGAATAGATGCTATTTTAAGAGCTTCAAAACAGGTAGGAAAGCCTGTATTTTTTGCACTTTTAATAATTGTTATATCTTTTTTACCAGTTTTTGCTTTAACTGGACAGGAAGGACTATTATTTAAACCACTTGCTTACACAAAAACTTTTACGATGCTTGCAGCTTCTATACTCGCTGTTACACTTGTTCCTATACTGATGATTTATCTTATTAAAGGAAAAATTCTTCCTGAAAAAAGGAATCCATTTAGCTGGATACTTATAAAATCCTATTCTCCAATAATAAGAATAACCCTTAAACTGAGATACCTTGTATTACTGATTGCTATACTTGCAATAGGATCGATATATCCCCTCTACAAAAAGATACCCTGGGAGTTTATGCCTATGATGAACGAGCAGACATTTATGTATATGCCGGTGACGCCACCCGGTATATCCCCAACACAGGCTAAAGAGCTTACCCAGATTACAGACAGAATAATAGCTTCATTTCCAGAAGTAGATACAGTCTTTGGTAAGGCAGGAAGAGCCGATACAGCGACTGATCCGGCCCCTCTCTCAATGATAGAAACTATAATAACCTTCAAGCCAAAAGAGTACTGGCGGGAAGGTATGACATACGAAAAACTGATGCTTGAAATGGATGAAGCTCTCCAGATCCCCGGATTAACAAACAGCTGGACATACCCAATAAGAGGAAGAATAGATATGCTCCTTACAGGAATAAGAACACCTCTTGGAATAAAAATCTATGGAGAAGATATAAACATATTACAGAAAATAGGCTCCCAGATAGAAAATACACTTAGAAATATTCCAGAAACAATGTCTGTCTTTGCAGATAGAGTCTCAAATGGATACTACCTGAACATAGATATAGATCGTGAAAAATTGTCAAGATACGGTCTATCTATAGATGATGTAGAAACATTTATACAGACAGCAATAGGAGGAATGCCTGTATCTACATTTTATGAAGGATTAGAAAGATACCCAATTCTACTGAGATATCCTCAGGATTTTAGGAATAATTTAGAATCGCTAAAAAATCTGTATATACCTGTATCAGATAATAAAGAGATTCCTTTAAAGGCTATAGCAGATGTATATTACACAGAAGCTCCATCTGTGATAAAGTCAGAAAAAGGTATGAAAGTTCTTTTTGTCTATATAACTCCCCATCAGAATATAACCCCAGATGAATATCTAAAATCTGCCAAAAAGGCACTTGCTAACATAAAACTACCTGAAGGTTATTATATGGAGTGGGCTGGTCAGAGCCAGTATCTGGAACATGCAAAAGAAAGGCTAAAATTCATCATACCAATGGCAATTCTAATAATATTCCTGCTTGTTTATATGACCTTTAAAAGCATTATTAATACAGTTATCGTTATGCTTTCATTACCATTTGCTCTTATTGGTGGGCTTCTTTATCTTGATTACCTTAACTTTAATCTCAGTATAGCAGTAGTCGTAGGTTTTCTGGCACTGTTAGGTGTAGCTGCTGAGACAGCAATTGTTATGGTTATATATCTGGAGGAAGCGGTTAAAAGAAAATTAGAAGAAAA
- a CDS encoding 2-oxoacid:acceptor oxidoreductase subunit alpha, whose protein sequence is MAFDLTVKYAGEGGEGVISAGDFTMRAASNLGYEVVTFKSFPAEIKGGYALSQVRMSDEKILSQGDGFDILVAFNGEAYEVNKPLLEKGKVLIWDGPEGGDFEPDLEELEKMGVFVYAVPMSKLAKEEVGAYITKNVIAMASVFELFGFPMEVLKQEIVKKFSKKGEDVVNLNFKAIEVAQNYIKEHIKKIDPYKVPGPLPKKDVIIVEGNEAIALGAAVAGVKVFAAYPITPATTVGNYLSPIILKTGGFVYQSEDEISSMAAIIGASFAGVKAMTATSGPGISLMQELIDLASMTELPVVVVDVQRAGPSTGMPTKHEQADLFAAALGGHGDDQRVVIAPKNVEENFYLTIEAFNLAERYQLPVLLLTDGSLSLRAEAIPTPDIKKIKENLIERPVVKKEEVKPEELENLFRYAITESGISPVFVPGVSPKPYTATGLEHAENSRPRTTPNERTVMMDKRFRKIKNIEQENPHLVEWDLGDLKEGDKADIAVVAWGLTASITQEAVKRLRDKGYKIAALYPKLLYPVPKNALEKLASMADKILVPEASYLGHFARFMKMFTNIPQEKIVQYNIYRGEPFIPKEIEEKILELLGEKVSA, encoded by the coding sequence ATGGCATTTGATTTAACAGTAAAGTATGCCGGTGAAGGTGGAGAAGGTGTTATCTCTGCCGGAGATTTTACAATGAGAGCTGCTTCAAACTTAGGTTATGAGGTTGTAACCTTCAAATCTTTCCCGGCTGAGATTAAGGGAGGTTATGCTCTTTCTCAGGTCAGAATGTCTGATGAGAAAATACTTTCACAGGGAGATGGTTTCGATATACTTGTTGCTTTTAATGGTGAGGCTTACGAGGTAAACAAACCGCTTCTCGAAAAGGGAAAGGTACTTATATGGGATGGTCCAGAAGGTGGAGATTTTGAGCCTGATTTAGAAGAGCTTGAAAAAATGGGGGTATTTGTTTATGCAGTTCCTATGTCTAAACTGGCGAAAGAGGAGGTAGGAGCTTATATCACAAAAAACGTTATAGCTATGGCTTCTGTTTTTGAGCTTTTTGGTTTTCCTATGGAAGTTCTCAAGCAGGAAATAGTTAAGAAGTTCTCTAAGAAAGGTGAGGATGTTGTTAACCTTAACTTTAAGGCTATAGAAGTTGCCCAGAACTACATAAAAGAGCATATAAAGAAGATAGATCCTTACAAAGTTCCAGGACCTTTACCTAAGAAAGATGTTATCATTGTGGAAGGTAATGAAGCTATAGCCCTTGGTGCTGCTGTAGCAGGAGTAAAAGTTTTTGCTGCTTATCCGATTACACCTGCTACAACGGTAGGTAACTACCTGTCTCCAATAATACTGAAAACAGGTGGTTTTGTTTACCAGTCGGAAGATGAAATATCCTCAATGGCTGCTATAATAGGTGCATCCTTCGCAGGTGTAAAAGCTATGACAGCAACATCTGGACCTGGAATATCCCTTATGCAGGAACTTATTGATCTTGCTTCTATGACAGAATTACCTGTTGTTGTTGTTGATGTTCAAAGAGCAGGACCTTCAACAGGAATGCCTACAAAACACGAACAGGCTGACCTCTTTGCAGCAGCACTGGGAGGTCACGGTGATGACCAGAGGGTAGTAATTGCACCTAAGAATGTCGAAGAAAACTTTTATCTTACAATAGAAGCATTTAATCTTGCTGAAAGATACCAGCTTCCTGTTCTGCTTCTTACAGATGGTTCTCTCTCCCTCAGAGCTGAAGCTATACCAACTCCAGACATAAAGAAAATTAAAGAAAATCTTATAGAAAGACCTGTTGTTAAGAAGGAAGAAGTAAAACCTGAAGAACTTGAAAACCTTTTCAGATATGCAATAACTGAGAGTGGTATATCTCCAGTTTTTGTACCTGGAGTATCTCCAAAACCATACACAGCTACAGGTCTCGAACACGCTGAGAACTCAAGACCAAGAACAACTCCAAACGAAAGAACTGTGATGATGGACAAAAGATTCAGAAAGATCAAAAATATCGAACAGGAGAATCCACACCTTGTTGAGTGGGATCTTGGAGATCTAAAAGAGGGAGACAAAGCTGATATAGCTGTTGTAGCCTGGGGATTAACAGCATCTATTACGCAGGAAGCTGTAAAAAGATTGAGAGACAAAGGATACAAGATAGCAGCACTTTATCCAAAACTTCTCTACCCTGTTCCTAAGAATGCCCTTGAGAAACTGGCATCTATGGCAGATAAAATACTTGTTCCTGAAGCTTCATATCTCGGGCATTTTGCAAGATTCATGAAGATGTTTACAAATATTCCTCAGGAAAAGATCGTTCAGTACAATATCTACAGAGGAGAGCCATTTATTCCTAAGGAGATAGAAGAGAAAATCCTTGAGCTTTTAGGAGAAAAAGTAAGTGCATAA
- a CDS encoding FixH family protein — MRKLTALLLVITGFVLFACTQKEGFKKELTGQKFKVVIVSDQPPHVGINKWKIKVFKNGTPVNDAEVKINGYMPPMPGMPEMSFDYPVKRSGDTYESDVNLSMGGTWQITIYVNRNGEEEKLKFGFNL, encoded by the coding sequence ATGAGAAAATTAACAGCTTTATTGCTGGTAATAACAGGGTTTGTTCTTTTCGCCTGTACACAAAAGGAAGGTTTTAAAAAGGAGCTGACAGGACAGAAGTTTAAAGTAGTTATTGTATCAGACCAGCCTCCCCATGTTGGCATTAACAAATGGAAGATAAAAGTTTTTAAGAATGGAACTCCTGTTAATGACGCAGAAGTTAAGATAAACGGATATATGCCGCCTATGCCTGGAATGCCGGAGATGAGTTTCGATTACCCTGTGAAAAGATCAGGGGATACTTATGAATCGGATGTTAATCTGTCTATGGGTGGCACATGGCAGATTACGATTTATGTTAATAGAAATGGAGAAGAAGAAAAATTAAAATTTGGTTTTAACCTGTGA
- a CDS encoding TolC family protein, which produces MRFIIFSFLLLHIVAFSQSIEEIIENHPKIRAIQEKLKSYENRAIYEKSLPDPVLSISVKDIHFSYQPFDRGLEPMQAVEIGISQFFPLPKKREKREQIFLKKKDALYYKLISEKQQLMYSLYTTLYKIWEIQEKLKIIDEYKKLAKDLIKLTDTLYSVGKVSQSEVFDIQYFYSNLIEREIFLKGKKDELLATLLYFSKKKIDIKPELPADIESLDSLIKKASKNNPYLLSIKEKIKLEDYKIKLAKLDYKPDFRFFGSYSYRDGFRDYISVGVSFNIPLWKKNRQDKKVIEQLYLKQETEKIYTDAVQKIKSEIQESFYKAVSHKEVYHLLKDTMLVQTEAVYGSIISEYQVGKKNIFDVIKAINQILSVKMKIIEEITGYNIAVKDIERLTGEIR; this is translated from the coding sequence ATGAGGTTTATTATTTTTTCTTTTTTGTTACTACATATTGTAGCATTTTCTCAGAGTATAGAAGAGATTATAGAAAACCATCCAAAAATAAGAGCTATACAAGAAAAACTTAAATCTTACGAAAACAGAGCAATCTACGAAAAATCCCTGCCAGATCCTGTACTGAGTATATCTGTAAAAGATATACACTTTTCATATCAGCCATTTGATAGAGGCCTTGAGCCCATGCAGGCTGTAGAGATAGGTATATCACAGTTTTTTCCACTTCCTAAAAAGAGAGAAAAAAGAGAACAGATATTTTTAAAGAAAAAAGATGCTCTTTACTACAAACTAATTTCTGAAAAGCAGCAGCTAATGTACAGTTTGTACACAACTCTTTATAAGATATGGGAGATACAGGAAAAACTGAAAATAATAGATGAGTATAAAAAGTTAGCTAAAGACCTTATTAAGTTAACAGATACGCTGTACTCTGTAGGTAAAGTCTCCCAGTCAGAAGTTTTTGATATTCAGTACTTTTACTCAAATCTTATAGAAAGGGAGATATTCCTGAAAGGTAAAAAAGATGAGCTTTTAGCTACACTTTTGTACTTTTCCAAGAAAAAGATAGATATAAAACCAGAACTACCTGCAGATATAGAGAGTTTGGACAGTTTAATAAAAAAAGCATCAAAGAACAACCCATATCTGTTATCTATTAAAGAGAAAATAAAATTAGAAGATTACAAAATCAAGCTTGCAAAATTAGATTATAAACCGGATTTCAGATTTTTCGGTTCTTACTCTTACAGAGATGGATTCAGGGATTATATCTCGGTGGGGGTAAGTTTTAATATACCATTGTGGAAAAAGAACAGACAGGACAAAAAAGTAATAGAACAGCTTTACTTAAAACAGGAAACAGAAAAAATTTACACAGACGCAGTCCAAAAAATAAAATCTGAAATACAGGAAAGCTTTTATAAAGCTGTTTCCCATAAAGAGGTATACCATCTTTTAAAAGATACAATGCTTGTTCAAACAGAAGCGGTGTATGGAAGTATTATCTCAGAGTATCAGGTCGGAAAGAAGAATATTTTTGACGTGATAAAGGCGATAAACCAGATACTTTCTGTAAAAATGAAAATTATTGAAGAGATAACAGGCTATAACATAGCAGTAAAAGATATAGAGAGATTAACAGGAGAGATAAGATGA
- a CDS encoding BlaI/MecI/CopY family transcriptional regulator, which produces MMIEFFKKGFKTLKFKKQKPSPFGDLEEKIMEYLWKKGNGTVKEVREYLGEGKFAHTTVMTVMDRLFKKGILKREREGKGYRYYPVITKDEFEREVAKKVVKDMLKNNPSTAVAAFEGIVEELSDEEISRLRELLEKKTKDEKKK; this is translated from the coding sequence ATGATGATAGAGTTTTTCAAAAAAGGATTTAAAACATTAAAATTCAAAAAACAAAAACCTTCTCCATTTGGCGACTTGGAAGAGAAGATAATGGAGTATCTGTGGAAAAAGGGAAATGGAACTGTTAAAGAAGTAAGGGAGTATCTTGGAGAAGGTAAATTTGCCCATACAACTGTGATGACTGTCATGGACAGACTTTTTAAAAAGGGGATACTAAAGAGAGAGAGAGAAGGAAAAGGATACAGATACTACCCTGTTATTACTAAGGATGAGTTTGAGAGGGAAGTAGCAAAAAAAGTTGTTAAAGATATGCTGAAAAATAATCCTTCAACTGCTGTAGCTGCTTTTGAAGGTATTGTAGAAGAACTGTCTGATGAAGAAATTTCCAGACTGAGAGAACTACTTGAAAAGAAGACAAAAGATGAGAAAAAAAAGTAA
- a CDS encoding M48 family metalloprotease: protein MRKKSNVLFFLISLFFFSYIFLYIFMFEQLSIWINDINSCYSVMGLLSFFVNHIHIFVYLSAFLIMSYGLTKMIFAIFKAVKDIFFLNRDLNKLKKRSFKKLLIVDSDIPLSFAFFNRIVLSDSIIKNLNKKEKKAIFYHELAHLKNYDSIKFLLGDILLSVLPESIKKIIKHQLIVFSEFYADRSALEKVPEKELFNAVLKLKEIKNNYPQGASFIEERLNYLFEDENIEINKAVFVIQMIPLVLFIITFIYRTCFCGVM, encoded by the coding sequence ATGAGAAAAAAAAGTAATGTTTTGTTTTTTCTTATAAGTTTATTTTTCTTTTCTTACATATTCCTCTATATATTTATGTTTGAGCAGTTGAGTATATGGATTAATGATATAAATTCCTGCTACTCTGTAATGGGATTACTAAGTTTTTTTGTCAATCATATACACATCTTTGTGTATCTGTCTGCTTTTCTGATAATGAGCTATGGACTGACAAAAATGATTTTTGCAATTTTTAAAGCTGTGAAAGATATCTTTTTCTTAAATAGAGACCTGAATAAATTAAAAAAGAGATCATTTAAGAAGTTACTTATTGTTGATTCAGATATTCCTCTATCCTTTGCATTTTTTAACAGAATAGTTCTATCTGATTCCATTATAAAAAATCTCAACAAAAAAGAAAAGAAAGCTATTTTTTATCACGAATTAGCTCATCTGAAAAATTACGACAGTATAAAATTTTTACTTGGAGATATACTTCTCTCTGTACTTCCTGAGAGCATCAAAAAGATTATTAAACACCAGCTTATCGTCTTCTCAGAATTTTATGCAGACAGATCTGCCCTCGAAAAGGTTCCAGAAAAAGAGCTGTTTAATGCGGTATTAAAGCTGAAAGAGATAAAAAATAACTACCCTCAAGGTGCATCCTTTATAGAAGAGAGACTTAACTATCTGTTTGAAGATGAAAACATAGAGATAAACAAAGCTGTATTTGTGATCCAAATGATTCCTCTGGTTTTATTTATAATAACATTTATATACAGAACCTGTTTTTGCGGAGTTATGTGA
- a CDS encoding efflux RND transporter periplasmic adaptor subunit, with protein MRILAGLIIGLIIGGGITFFIFGENFNFLKNNKSYTVQSAELPKPPPVSKEGIHQLFNIDTTIVTKKFLYKNIRAYGTLEHPENDLKDITFKISGYVEKLYADFTGKYIKKGEPLLSVYSPQLVSAQEEFLRAYRYYESMKNSPDLVLRKSAEDLYSAAYKRLKYWDITDQQIENLKKTGKVQKTMTLYSPYDGWVMEKFVYLGSEVKEGKPVMRIAKHKNLWLIANLYEEDIRFVKDGQEVEFYFVSYPERTIRGKIDYIYPMMDKKKRTLKVRVVVDNSEKMFFPGMYGEVVLKVPLGESMVLPETAVLNTGKKKVVFVQVEKGVFEPVFVKLGVYTDGYYQILEGVHPGMVVANSALFLLDADAQLKGKYSKDKKPMKMMHHH; from the coding sequence ATGAGAATTTTAGCAGGTTTGATAATAGGTCTGATTATAGGTGGAGGAATTACATTTTTCATTTTTGGAGAAAATTTTAACTTCTTAAAAAATAACAAAAGTTATACCGTTCAGTCTGCTGAGCTCCCTAAACCCCCGCCTGTTTCTAAAGAAGGTATACACCAGCTTTTTAATATTGATACAACTATCGTTACAAAAAAGTTTCTTTACAAAAATATCAGAGCCTACGGCACACTGGAGCATCCGGAAAACGACCTGAAAGATATAACATTTAAGATCTCTGGTTATGTAGAAAAATTATATGCAGATTTTACAGGTAAATATATCAAAAAGGGAGAACCTTTACTGTCTGTTTATAGTCCACAGCTTGTTTCGGCTCAGGAGGAGTTTTTAAGAGCCTACAGATACTATGAGAGTATGAAAAATTCTCCTGACCTAGTATTGAGAAAAAGTGCTGAAGATCTATACAGTGCAGCGTATAAAAGACTTAAATACTGGGATATAACAGATCAGCAGATCGAAAATCTGAAAAAAACCGGTAAAGTTCAGAAAACCATGACCCTTTACTCTCCTTATGATGGATGGGTGATGGAAAAATTTGTTTATCTCGGTTCTGAGGTAAAAGAAGGTAAACCTGTTATGAGAATAGCAAAGCATAAAAATCTATGGTTAATAGCTAACCTGTATGAAGAAGACATAAGATTCGTAAAAGACGGTCAGGAAGTAGAGTTCTATTTTGTTTCATATCCAGAGAGGACGATAAGAGGCAAGATTGATTATATCTATCCGATGATGGATAAAAAGAAAAGAACATTAAAGGTTAGAGTTGTAGTAGATAACTCAGAAAAGATGTTTTTCCCTGGAATGTACGGAGAAGTAGTATTAAAAGTTCCTTTAGGAGAAAGTATGGTACTTCCAGAAACCGCTGTCCTCAACACAGGTAAGAAAAAGGTTGTATTTGTTCAGGTAGAAAAAGGTGTATTTGAACCTGTGTTTGTAAAGTTAGGAGTTTATACAGACGGGTATTACCAGATATTAGAGGGTGTTCATCCGGGAATGGTTGTTGCAAACTCTGCACTTTTTTTACTTGATGCAGATGCCCAGTTAAAAGGAAAGTACTCAAAAGATAAAAAACCAATGAAAATGATGCACCATCACTGA